The following are encoded together in the Argopecten irradians isolate NY chromosome 5, Ai_NY, whole genome shotgun sequence genome:
- the LOC138323567 gene encoding phosphatidylinositol-glycan biosynthesis class X protein-like, which translates to MEVPVLTSLLVICLLIFHVCDCVDLPRVERTLIKNGFHRELTTKITFGRSLFKNVSNCDVMLLELLPPGAYIDPFQMRSLREFGGPKFLSDPVDVEQPEYLAPSLNVSLYTSDLSDATDSMTTSVTIPVHLRYHRPSSASDYTSVIIPNPLLLLSCTAKDYTGDVIGKEDLPCTCATLIKCRWMVIKYLSDVDAIEVRVPVGQTSHTFLVLVGTILMTVAGSFLILLKVFNHKNKQKAS; encoded by the exons ATGGAAGTTCCTGTTCTGACAAGCCTGTTGGTAATTTGTTTACTGATATTTCATGTATGTGATTGTGTGGACTTACCCAGGGTGGAAagaactttgataaaaaatggtTTTCATAG AgaattaacaacaaaaataacatttggAAGATCTCTCTTCAAAAATGTGTCAAACTGTGATGTGATGTtgctagagttacttccccctgGTGCCTATATTGATCCCTTTCAGATGAGATCACTTCGGGAGTTTGGTGGTCCTAAG TTCCTCAGTGACCCTGTGGATGTAGAACAGCCAGAATACCTCGCTCCATCTTTGAATGTTTCCCTGTACACATCTGACCTGAGTGATGCCACCGACAGTATGACGACTAGTGTTACTATACCCGTACATCTTCGCTATCACAGACCATCGTCCGCATCAGACTACACATCCGTCATCATCCCAAACCCACTGCTACTTTTATCATGTACAGCAAAAG ATTACACTGGAGATGTTATTGGTAAAGAAGACCTGCCTTGTACATGTGCTACCCTCATCAAATGTAGATGGATGgtcattaaatatttatca GATGTTGATGCCATAGAAGTACGAGTGCCAGTTGGTCAGACAAGTCATACATTTCTAGTACTGGTAGGGACGATACTCATGACAGTCGCCGGATCCTTCCTCATCTTATTAAAAGTatttaatcataaaaataaacagaaagcCAGCTGA
- the LOC138323570 gene encoding golgin subfamily A member 6-like protein 25, producing the protein MGNVISSCKEKITQPFVNRKKTRKNGSTSKEKQDEAKQSDLVENEEKAKQSDLVEKQKQSKQSDLVENQEKAKQSDLEEKHLKAKQSELVGKQERAKQSDAVVEKQEKDNKQSDLVEKQENAMQSDLEEKHEKAKQSDFEEKHIKAKQSELAGKQERAKQSEIARKQEKAKQSDLEEKQEKAMHSDLVEKQEKAKQSDLEEKHKKAKQRYLEEKQENTKQSDIVETQEKDEQIDLVERQEKVKQSELVEKLENNKQSDLELKQSLEDKEIIVKQSELVKKQGRDHVNELLEDKEENTMKNEAELVWKNQEKTRTASVGEDNAVSVLENKQTSILDKLGELKGVLDQLSTKYGGVTTASKKSSTMSLPNGVVHDIVINADPENPPVIVFVLFTLLKERCRVYGSCLVHSSVANVPDRLRNIFSNEDDKSTRSSHQVAITVIWKKVENGPTMMVSPHNQTAIQGEANIARYIMRLIDQDYDTANPVATTQVDDWLDSAQQQLHRGNSKEKAAAVKSLNARLGRNDWLVGSEISLADMVMWAALLQTNQMSSAPNNVKKWLSACDKNSVFQFAKTVLNGS; encoded by the exons ATGGGTAATGTCATTAGTTCATGTAAGGAGAAAATTACACAGCCATTTGTAAACAGGAAAAAGACCCGAAAAAATGGCAGTACTTCGAAAGAGAAACAAGATGAGGCAAAGCAAAGTGATTTAGTGGAAAATGAAGAAAAGGCCAAACAAAGTGATTTAGTGGAGAAACAAAAACAGTCCAAACAAAGTGATTTAGTGGAGAATCAAGAAAAGGCCAAGCAGAGTGATTTAGAGGAGAAACATCTAAAGGCCAAGCAAAGTGAATTAGTGGGAAAACAAGAAAGGGCCAAGCAAAGTGATGCTGTAGTAGAGAAACAAGAAAAGGACAACAAACAAAGTGATTTAGTAGAGAAACAAGAAAATGCCATGCAAAGTGATTTAGAGGAGAAACATGAAAAGGCCAAGCAAAGTGATTTTGAGGAGAAACATATAAAGGCCAAACAAAGTGAATTAGCGGGGAAACAAGAAAGGGCCAAGCAAAGTGAAATAGCGAGGAAACAAGAAAAGGCCAAGCAAAGTGATTTAGAGGAAAAACAAGAAAAGGCCATGCACAGTGATTTAgtagaaaaacaagaaaaagCCAAGCAAAGTGATTTAGAGGAGAAACACAAAAAGGCCAAACAAAGATATTTAGaggaaaaacaagaaaataccaAGCAAAGTGATATAGTGGAGACACAAGAAAAGGACGAACAAATTGATTTAGTGGAGAGACAAGAAAAGGTCAAGCAAAGTGAATTAGTGGAGAAATTAGAAAACAACAAGCAAAGTGATTTAGAATTAAAGCAAAGTTTAGAAGATAAAGAAATAATAGTCAAACAAAGTGAATTAGTGAAGAAACAAGGAAGAGACCATGTAAATGAACTGTTAGAGGATAAAGAAGAAAATACCATGAAAAATGAAGCTGAATTAGTATGGAAGAACCAAGAAAAG aCGAGAACAGCCTCAGTGGGAGAGGACAATGCTGTATCAGTCCTTGAGAACAAACAAACGTCAATCTTAGACAAATTAGGAGAGTTAAAAGGTGTTCTAGATCAGCTCAGCACCAAGTACGGCGGTGTAACTACAGCATCCAAAAAGTCCTCAACCATGTCACTACCT AATGGTGTTGTCCATGACATAGTCATCAATGCCGATCCAGAGAACCCGCCTGTCATCGTGTTTGTACTCTTCACACTCCTCAAGGAAAGATGTCGGGTGTATGGATCATGTCTTGTTCACTCGAGTGTGGCCAACGTTCCAGACCGATTACGTAACATCTTCAGTAACGAAGATGACAAATCTACACGGAGCAGCCACCAGGTTGCGATCACAGTTATATGGAAAAAAG TTGAGAATGGACCAACAATGATGGTTTCGCCACATAACCAGACAGCTATACAGGGGGAAGCCAATATAGCCAGATACATAATGCGACTCATTGACCAGGATTACGACACCGCAAACCCAGTCGCCACAACACAAGTCGATGATTGGTTAGATTCCGCCCAACAACAGCTTCACCGTGGCAACTCCAAAGAAAAAGCTGCTGCTGTCAAGTCTCTCAATGCCAGACTAGGACGAAACGATTGGCTGGTAGGATCTGAAATCTCATTGGCTGATATGGTGATGTGGGCAGCATTGCTACAAACCAATCAAATGTCTAGTGCTCCGAACAATGTGAAAAAGTGGTTGTCAGCTTGTGATAAAAATTCTGTGTTTCAGTTTGCCAAGACTGTACTGAATGGAAGTTAA
- the LOC138323566 gene encoding charged multivesicular body protein 6-A-like produces MGRSSSKPKKPPSRVTEQDKAVLQLKQQRDKLKQYQKKILVQIEKDRQVAKQLLHDGKKSKAKLMLRKKRFQESLIEKTDGQLENIEQLVHDLEFAQIEAKVFEGLKAGNESLKKLHQLMSIEDVEKLMDETQESIEYQREIDDLLAGGLTEDDEEDVLAELDELTKQDIALPDVPTDELPEVQKEKRKAQKEERQAEAIPAS; encoded by the exons ATGGGCAGATCATCTTCAAAACCAAAGAAACCGCCATCTAGGGTCACGGAACAGGATAAAGCTGTTTTG CAATTAAAACAGCAAAGAGATAAACTGAAACAGTATCAGAAGAAAATATTAGTACAGATTGAAAAAGATCGACAGGTGGCCAAGCAGCTACTACATGATGGCAAAAAGAG TAAAGCAAAGCTTATGTTGAGGAAGAAAAGGTTCCAAGAGTCTCTAATAGAGAAAACTGATGGGCAGTTGGAAAATATAGAACAGCTg gTGCATGACCTTGAATTTGCTCAAATTGAGGCCAAGGTCTTTGAAGGATTAAAGGCAGGAAATGAGTCACTCAAAAAGCTACACCAG CTTATGTCAATTGAAGATGTAGAAAAACTGATGGATGAAACACAAGAGTCTATAGAATACCAGAgg GAGATAGATGACTTATTAGCTGGAGGATTGACCGAGGACGATGAAGAGGACGTCTTAGCTGAACTAGATGAACTAACAAAG CAAGACATTGCTTTACCAGATGTGCCTACAGACGAACTACCAGAAGTTCAAAAAGAGAAGA GGAAAGCTCAAAAAGAGGAAAGACAAGCAGAAGCAATACCAGCATCTTGA